The Capsicum annuum cultivar UCD-10X-F1 chromosome 1, UCD10Xv1.1, whole genome shotgun sequence sequence aaaataagaatgagaaacgaaaaaaaataaaaaataaaataaaaaataaaaaaatagatgaaaaatgagaaagaaaaaaagaaattataagaaacgagtaaaaaatgaaaaaaatgaaaaagcaaaaaagtcaattaaaggaaaaaaaaaaagaaactagaaaagaaaaaaaattgaaattttaagcataggtgggtgatctttgtatttaaatgggtacccatattttacccattttgttcatatttgtatgagctttaaaatgagttgaagttcaAATTTACTCATTTGATATGGGTGAtccaattcaaaaaatatgagttaAATGGACTTTTTTCACAAATATGTGCTGAAATTGTCAGCCCTAgtgtattatgttaaatttatagaTGGGTGttagtttattatattaaatttgtaaagttagAAGAATGATACAATGATCCTTTGACCCCCAGGTGGGCcaactttttctcctttttttacactttttatatcctaatactaaaaaaataattcaacaagAAATTTAGTGTCCCTTTGGCTAAATAGTTTTGAGAATAGTAGCTTTTGCAAATTTTTCCTAGTTacatattacataaaatggaATGTACAAAAGATTTCTTATGTTCACAGCTACCTCAAGTGATAGTTTTTGTTAGTCCTATCATTTGGCAAAATCATAAATTAATAGCTGAACTTCAATGTCGTAGGACGTTCTTTGGGGGAACTGAAACTTCATCAACAACAATACAATGGGCGTTGTCTGAACTGATGAAGAACCCGAATTGCATGGCCAAAGCACAGGCAGAAATGAGATGGGCCCTTAAAGGGAAGAAAGATTTGGATGACAATGATCTCGAAGAATTGAAGTATTTGAAGTTAGTGGTCAAAGAAACACTACGGTTACACCCTGCAGCTCCTCTTTTGGGCCTTAGAGAATGCAGGGAGGAAACAAATATTGATGGATACACGTACTATTCCTCTTAAAGCCAAAGTGATAGTTAATGGTTGGGTTATTGCAAGAGATCCTGAAAGTTGGGACGACCCTGAAAGATTTGAAAACAGTTGCGTGGATTTTAACGGTAATCATTTTCAATTTATTCCATTTGGTGCAGGAAGCAAGATGTGTCCAGGAATGCATTTCGGTTTAGCTAATGTTGTATATCCGTCAGCACAGTTGCTTTACCACTTCGATTGGCAACTTCCTTACGGATTACAACCTAAGGATCTGGATATGACTGAAACATGTGGAATATCTGCAGCTAGAAAAAATGACCTTCACTTGATTGCCACTCCACATGATTTGTCACAATATTGATACAACATATCATATTATATGTTGCATCTTAATTTAGAGCATTAATCTTGGTTGTATGAAACATCTTGCATATCCTTCCTTCTGTTTAGGAAAACAAAATTAGTATGTATGTTGTACTATTTTAGACGGAACGTAAAGTCTTATTGATTGAGTCAGAATCTTTACAAAATCTGCAaaatattgtttaattaattaCTACTAAATTTTTGGCATCCAGTcttaaaatgaaatatataaacATCACAATCATTGGGTTACGTCCACAATATAAATGTGTTAACAACTCAGTTGTCTATCTCatagtagtagtaaaataatTGATGCACGAGCTAATATTGATAATGAGATTTACTCGTTTgagataatatatttattttctgcACATTAGATTgcatacatttttattttttttttgttttccaagCTATCCCCACAgtcggcagccgtgagactaatcctccgttccttCGATCAGCGCACTAAGCAGTAGAGACCTGACCACAGAGGATTTAGAGAAAGCATTATAAGGATTGTTTTCATCACTCGTGAATTGCAATGTTGGGTGTATATTATTTTGCCACTCAACTCAATTGGAGTAGTGTTTTAATTTCAATACCTCAATTATCCAAGTGTTTggtatgaaatatttttaaatttttcatgtttgattcgataaaatacttgaaaaatatttttttttagggaaGCATATCTTTAAAAATAGGGAAATTACTTCCTTAATGAAAGTAGAGCAAACAAATTTCATAAGCGATATTTTAAGTTTGTCTCTTCCGATTCCCACCCTCCCAACACCCCAACTCCAACCTCTTGATCATCCCATCTCCGAGGTCCTACTCCCCGCGCTGTCCAACCTTATTGTGTTttactatataaaataaatatttttgagaaatatttttttacttaaaagTATGAAGCCCATTTACTCTTGAAAAGGAAATCATAGAAAGCAATTTTCTTTATACCAAATCATCCTATTAATAAGTAATAAACACACTAGAAATCTTTCACAACAAGTTGCTGTGGTGTAGTGGTTATCACGTTAGTCTTACACACTAAAGGTCCCCAGTTCGATCCTGGGCAGCAACAGTttctttttcataactttttacaaaTTACTCCATGTGTCTCAAAATAGTTGGCAGGtccattttattttgataattagagttgattctttaatatattaattttcNNNNNNNNNNNNNNNNNNNNNNNNNNNNNNNNNNNNNNNNNNNNNNNNNNNNNNNNNNNNNNNNNNNNNNNNNNNNNNNNNNNNNNNNNNNNNNNNNNNNNNNNNNNNNNNNNNNNNNNNNNNNNNNNNNNNNNNNNNNNNNNNNNNNNNNNNNNNNNNNNNNNNNNNNNNNNNNNNNNNNNNNNNNNNNNNNNNNNNNNNNNNNNNNNNNNNNNNNNNNNNNNNNNNNNNNNNNNNNNNNNNNNNNNNNNNNNNNNNNNNNNNNNNNNNNNNNNNNNNNNNNNNNNNNNNNNNNNNNNNNNNNNNNNNNNNNNNNNNNNNNNNNNNNNNNNNNNNNNNNNNNNNNNNNNNNNNNNNNNNNNNNNNNNNNNNNNNNNNNNNNNNNNNNNNNNNNNNNNNNNNNNNNNNNNNNNNNNNNNNNNNNNNNNNNNNNNNNNNNNNNNNNNNNNNNNNNNNNNNNNNNNNNNNNNNNNNNNNNNNNNNNNNNNNNNNNNNNNNNNNNNNNNNNNNNNNNNNNNNNNNNNNNNNNNNNNNNNNNNNNNNNNNNNNNNNNNNNNNNNNNNNNNNNNNNNNNNNNNNNNNNNNNNNNNNNNNNNNNNNNNNNNNNNNNNNNNNNNNNNNNNNNNNNNNNNNNNNNNNNNNNNNNNNNNNNNNNNNNNNNNNNNNNNNNNNNNNNNNNNNNNNNNNNNNNNNNNNNNNNNNNNNNNNNNNNNNNNNNNNNNNNNNNNNNNNNNNNNNNNNNNNNNNNNNNNNNNNNNNNNNNNNNNNNNNNNNNNNNNNNNNNNNNNNNNNNNNNNNNNNNNNNNNNNNNNNNNNNNNNNNNNNNNNNNNNNNNNNNNNNNNNNNNNNNNNNNNNNNNNNNNNNNNNNNNNNNNNNNNNNNNNNNNNNNNNNNNNNNNNNNNNNNNNNNNNNNNNNNNNNNNNNNNNNNNNNNNNNNNNNNNNNNNNNNNNNNNNNNNNNNNNNNNNNNNNNNNNNNNNNNNNNNNNNNNNNNNNNNNNNNNNNNNNNNNNNNNNNNNNNNNNNNNNNNNNNNNNNNNNNNNNNNNNNNNNNNNNNNNNNNNNNNNNNNNNNNNNNNNNNNNNNNNNNNNNNNNNNNNNNNNNNNNNNNNNNNNNNNNNNNNNNNNNNNNNNNNNNNNNNNNNNNNNNNNNNNNNNNNNNNNNNNNNNNNNNNNNNNNNNNNNNNNNNNNNNNNNNNNNNNNNNNNNNNNNNNNNNNNNNNNNNNNNNNNNNNNNNNNNNNNNNNNNNNNNNNNNNNNNNNNNNNNNNNNNNNNNNNNNNNNNNNNNNNNNNNNNNNNNNNNNNNNNNNNNNNNNNNNNNNNNNNNNNNNNNNNNNNNNNNNNNNNNNNNNNNNNNNNNNNNNNNNNNNNNNNNNNNNNNNNNNNNNNNNNNNNNNNNNNNNNNNNNNNNNNNNNNNNNNNNNNNNNNNNNNNNNNNNNNNNNNNNNNNNNNNNNNNNNNNNNNNNNNNNNNNNNNNNNNNNNNNNNNNNNNNNNNNNNNNNNNNNNNNNNNNNNNNNNNNNNNNNNNNNNNNNNNNNNNNNNNNNNNNNNNNNNNNNNNNNNNNNNNNNNNNNNNNNNNNNNN is a genomic window containing:
- the LOC107868722 gene encoding premnaspirodiene oxygenase-like, whose protein sequence is MECTKDFLCSQLPQVIVFVSPIIWQNHKLIAELQCRRTFFGGTETSSTTIQWALSELMKNPNCMAKAQAEMRWALKGKKDLDDNDLEELKYLKLVVKETLRLHPAAPLLGLRECREETNIDGYTCVDFNGNHFQFIPFGAGSKMCPGMHFGLANVVYPSAQLLYHFDWQLPYGLQPKDLDMTETCGISAARKNDLHLIATPHDLSQY